GCGGGTGTGCTCGGAGCTGCGGGCGGAGCGGGAGCATTGGGAGGCAGCGCCGGGCTCTTTGCGAATCTGGGGCAGCTCGGAGGCCTGGTCGGCCAGGCGGGGCCGGTGCTGGAGCACGCCGGAACGGCGATGCAGGTGATCGACGCGATTAAGTCCGGAGGCAGTTTGCTGGAGAGTGCGCCGCAGATCGCGAATCTCTTCAGCGGCGCCTTTGACACGCTTCAGGATTTGGCCGGTCCGGATGGCCCGGCGGATCAGGTCAAGGCGACCTTGGAAGAGGCGGTGGAGCGGGCGCTGGAGAAACTTCAGAGCCAGGGCTCGCTGGCCTCTGATTTGGGGACGCAGGTGTTTGAGCAGGTTCGAGAGGAGCTGATGGGGCAGGCAAACTCGCTGCTTGAAGGGCTTGGTGGTGCGGCGTCCTCGCAGGTGGAGGCGGTGCTCAACGAGGCATTGGAGACCGCGGGGGGCCTGCTCGATATGGCGGGATTGGATTCGGGAGTGGCGGGGGATGTGATGGATATGCTCGGGCAGCTGGATGCGTTCAGTCTGGCGAAGCCGGTAGCGGAGTTGGTGAGCACGATCTTCCGAGCCTGAACTCGGTGATCGAGTGAGTGTGGTCTGAGCGTAATTTTTGTGCGTCCAATCGAAGGAGCAGAGATGAGTGAGCAGAGCGAGAAAGAGCAGAGCAGCACGGAGCGAGCCTGGCAGGCGGCCCCTGATATTGTGGCGGCACAGGTGCAGGCGTTGGCTCGTAAGTATTATGAGCAGGGGGAGTTGGATCGGGCGCGCGAGGTGCTGGAGAAGCTGGTGAAGATGCGGCCCCGCTGTGCGTGGGCCCACGCGCTTCTGGGGGTCGTGCAGCGGCGTCAGGGGCGGATGGTCAAGGCGTTGGAGTCGTTGCAACGCGCCGCGGAGATCGATCCCGACGATCGCAACACACTGGTCAATCTCGGGGAGTGCCTGGTGATTGCGGGGAAGGTGCCTCAGGGGGTTGATGTGTTGCGGGCGGTGTTTGAGATGGGATACGACCCCGCGCTTGCTCCGGAGGAGCACGACGCGTTTACGCGTCGTGCCGGAGCTCAGCTGGAGGTGATTCAGCGCGCGGCACGCATGGTTCAGGAGGAGTACGGCCAGCAGGGGAGTTAGCGCGGCGGGGGGGCGCTTTCGTCGTCGAGCAGGGGGCGAAGCGCCGGGGTTTCCAGGTCGTCGAGTTGGCCCCGGCGCACGGCCCAGATAAAGGCGGCGACCGAGCTCAGGGTCAGTAAGAGCGCCATGGGGATGAGCAGGTAGAGGATGTTCATGCGGCGGACTCCGTGGGGTGAGGATGGCCGGCGAGCTCCCGGGGCTCGGGTGGTGTCGCGGCGTTGGGGGGGGCCGGGGGGCTCTCTCGGGGCTCAAAGGAGCGCTGTGAGAGCGATGAGGCGACCACCGCCAGGGAGCTTACCGGCATGAGCAGGGCGGCGACCAGCGGAGAGACCAGTCCGAGCGCTGCCAGCGAGATTCCAAAGGCGTTGTAGAGCGCGGAGCCGACGAGGTTTCGGCGTACCGTGCGCATGATGGTTTGAGCGCCGTCGAGCAGATCTTCGATCGGGGTAAGGCCCTGACGCATCAGGAAGATGTCTGCGGCCTGAAGGCTGGCCTCCGCGCCGCCGTGGACGGCCACGCCCACGTGGGCGGTCTGCAAGGCGGCGGCGTCATTGACGCCGTCTCCCACCATGGCGACGGTGGCCTCGGGGCGCCGGGCGCGAAGTTCTTTGAGGTAGGCGACCTTGGCTTCCGGGCTGGCTCCGCCCAGGGTGGCGTCGGCAGCGATGCCCAACTCGCGGGCGACACGACTGACCAGGTCGGGGTGGTCTCCGGAGAGCAGGTGGACGCGCACGCCCCGATGGGCCAGACGCTGGACGAGCTCGGAGGCGCCCGGGCGCAGCGTGTCGCCCAGCCCCAGGAGTTGGCGAGGTTTTTCGTCGACGACGATGACCAGGGGAGTGAGCCCGCGTGCGGCCAGCTGGTCGGCACGTGCGCGCCAGGGGTGGTCGTCGGCCAGCTGCCAGGAGGGCCGCCCCACGGCAACGCGGTGGTTGCCGACTCGGCCGGTGATGCCGCGGCCCATATGCTCTTCGATGTCGGCGGTAGGCGGGCCGGGGTGCCCCGGTGTGGGGGGCGCGGCCGCCACAATCGCTCTGGCCAGCGGGTGGCTGGAGTGGGCTTCCAGGGCGCTGGCCAGGGCCAGGGCGCTGTCGTCGCCTTCGCTGGAAGCGATGGTGGGCGTGCCCACGGTCAGCGTGCCTGTTTTGTCGAAGACCAGGTCGGTGAGATGATCCAGGGCTTCGATGACGTCGTCGTTTTTGATGTGGACGCCCCGTCGCGCGGCGCGTCCAGCTCCCACGCTCATGGCCAGCGGGGTGGCCATGCCCAGCGCGCAGGGGCAGGAGATGACGAGCAGGGCCACGGCGTTGGGGATGGCGCGGGAGGGGTCAATCAGGGCCCAGACCAGGGCGGTGAGCAGCGCGGCACCGAGGACGGCCAGCACGAAGATGCCGCCCAGGCGGTCGGCGAGCTGTACGATCGGGGCGCGCTGGGTCTGGTGATCTTCGATCCAGCGCAGGAGTTTGCCCACGCGGGTATCTTCGGCGGTGGCGAGGACTTCGACGTGAAGGAGCGCGCCCAGGTTGGTCACCCCGGCCTCGATGCTTTGCCCGGGGGCGATCTTCTCGGGGCGCGATTCGCCGGTGAGCAGCGCGCGCAGGACTTCGCCGCGGCCCAGGGTGACGGTGCCGTCGGCGGGGACGACGTCGCCGGTGCGGACTTCGATGAGGTCGCCCGGACGCAGGGAAGTGGCTAGGACGGCTTCGGCGGTGTCTCGGAGCGCGGCGGTGGGCTCGTCGGCCCGGCGCAAGAGGCGGGCGCTGCGGGGCAGCAGTGAGTAGAGGCGTTCGGCGGCGTCGGCGGCGCGGGCGTTACCCCGGAGTTGCAGGTAGCGCGCGCTCAGCAGGGCGGCGATGAGGACGGTGAGCGAGTCAAACCAGACATCGCCGGCGCCCCAGACCGTGTTGTAGGCGGAGTGAAGCCAGCCCACGCCGATGCCGAGCGCGATGGGCACGTCGATGGAGAGGCGCGTCAGCCCGGAGGGCAGTCCCTGGGCCAGGGCCGCGCGAAGTGAGGCCCAGGCGCGGCGAAAGAAGATGGAGCCGCCCACGATCATCGCCACGATGCTCAGGCCCAGGCTGAGCCAGCGCATGGTGGTATGCAGCCCGGCATCGGTCAGCGCGCTGAGGCCGGCGTATTCGGAGATGGCGAAGATCATGGTGTTCATCGCCACCGCCCAGCTGATGCCCACTCGGATCAGCAGGCGGCCCAGCCCCTGGGAGCGGACCTTGCGTTGGTCGGCGCGCAGCGGGTGGGCTTTGTAGCCGAAGCGGGCCAGCGCCCGGCCTACCTCGGAGAGGCGCACCCGTTCGGGATCCCAGCGCAGGCTGAGCAGGCCGCGCGTTAAGTCCAGGTGGGCGTTGACCACGCCGTCGAGGAGTTGCGGCATGCGCTCGATCAGCCAGACACACCCGGCACAGTGCACACCTTCCAGGTGAAGTTTCGCGCTGAGGGTGCCGTCTTCGTGGGTTCGGGCGTGCTCCTGGAGGAAGGCTTCGGAGTCGAGCAGTGGCGCTATCTCGGCGGCATCCTGTGGCGAGTGGGCGGGTTGGGGGTCGTTTTTCCAGGCGTCGCGGAGTTGGTAGAAGTTGTCGAGCCCCGACTCATGGAGCACCACGTAGACCGAGTGGCAGCCCACACAGCAAAAGCTGGGGGTGTCTTCCGGTGCACCCCGGGGCGGAGGCGGTGCCGGCAGGCCGCAGTGGGCGCAGGGCACGGTGGTGGGAGTGGTCATGGTGAGCGCTCCACGCGATGGGTGCGCCGGTAGGGGGTTTCACCGGCCTGGAGGACGAGCTCGACGTCGTAGACGCCGGGAGCGTCGGGGGCTCCTTCGATGCGGTAGTGCCCCTGGAGCGTGGGGTGCGCCGTCAGCTCCAGGGGGGCATCGGGTTCGATCTGGGAGGCCAGTCGAAACTGAGCGGTACCGGTCAGCGCCAGCGGCTGGTTTTGAGCATCGCGCACTGCCACCTCGGCCAGGCCTTCATCCAGGCGCAGCGCCACGGTCCAGCTGAGCTCGTCGGCGGCGCGCCTGGTGGCCTGGGTCTCATCCCAGTCGACCGCCTTGGCGTAGTAGTCGGGCACGATGCGCGGCCCCCCGTCGGAGGCCGACGCAAAGATGATCGACATGCCCGAGCCCATGGCGATGGCCAGGATGACGATGATGAATCCGGGCCAGAAGATATGTGATGGGATCGAAGGCATGGTTATTCTCCAACGGAGGTCGGTCCGAGCAGGGGGAAACTTGAGGTGGCCCAGGGCTCGCCGTCGATGATGACTTCGAAGGTGGCGGTGGCCGAGCCGTCGGGCAGGGCTTCGGGCGGAGCGGTGACCCAGACCTCGAAGCGGCTCAGCTCACCGCTGTTCAGCGAGATGGTCTGGGGGCCGACCACCCGTACCTGGGCGCCGGCGGGCTCGGAGAGACGCAGGGTCGCCTGGCGATCTTCGCCGGTGCGGTTGCGCAGACGCACGCGCAGGCGGTTGGCGATCTGTCCGTCGGCAAGCTCGGTAAACGCCGGGCCCGGCATCCGGCCGATGTCGACTTCGAGGGGAGAGCGCTGTCCGATGAGGGCCACGAGGACCGAACTCAGGACGACCAGCAGCACACCGTAGGCCACCGTACGGGGACGGATCACGCGGGTGGGCTTTTGCGCAATGGCATTTTCCGAGGTGTAGCGAATCAGCCCGCGGGGCTTGTCGATAGCGTCCATGATGGAGTCGCAGGCGTCGACGCACTGGGTGCAGGAGATGCACTCCATCTGCAGACCTTCGCGGATATCGATGCCGGTGGGGCAGGTGCGCACACAGGCGCCGCAGTCGATGCAGTCGCCCAGGCGGGCCAGGGGCTGGTCGAGATCGATGGGGCCGGCAGATTTTGCGCGTTTGCGTTTGCCGCGGGGTTCGCCTCGGTTGGGGTCGTAGCTGACGATGAGCGAATGGCGGTCCATCAACACCGACTGGAAGCGAGCGTAGGGGCAGGTGATGGTGCACATCTGCTCGCGGAAGTAGCCGAAGTCGAAGAAGATGAGGGCGGTGGTGATGGCCATCGTCGCGAAGTAGCCCGGATGCTCGGTGGGGCTGAGGCTCATCCAACGCAGCAGTTCGGGCCAGCTTACGAAGTAGGCCACAAAGGTATGCGCGAGGAAGAGGGAGAGGGCTCCGAAGACGACGAGTTTCAGGCCTTTGCGCGCTACTTTTTCGCCGGTCCAGGGGCCCTGGTCGCGGCGTCGACGAGCGCTCTCTTTGCCTTCGATGAGGCGTTCAATGGGGCGGAAGACAAACTCTAAGTACACGGTCTGCGGGCAGCCCCAGCCGCACCAGACGCGGCCGAAGAGAGCGGTGAAGAAGAAGACCGAGAGCAGGATGGTCAGCAAGAAGACCATCAGGAGTACGGTGTCGGTGGCGTGAAGGGTCAGGCCAAAGAAGGTGAACTCACCGCCGGTGAGGTTGAGAAAGATCGCCGGCTTATCGGCGATGTTGATCCAGGGCAGCGCGACAAAGAAGGCGATGAGTACGAAGCCCACCAGGCGGCGAGCATTGAGAAAGCGACCGGGGCTTAAGGTGGGATAGATCCAGCGGCGTTTGCCGTCTTTGTCCATGGTGGATAGGACGGCGTCGGGGGATTCGAGGATAGGAGGGGTGCTCATAATGGCCTCGTCGGCGACGAGAGAAGAGGGGGTGGGCGCCCGGCGAATGCCGGGCGCCCTGAGGGTTATTGCAGGGAGGTGATGTAGGCGGTCAGGCTGGCGATATCCTCCTGACGCAACACCGGTCCCCAGGGGGGCATGCCCTTATCGGAGACGCCGTCGCGAATGGTGGCAAAGATCTGCGGCATTTCTCCGCCGTGGATCCACTCATCGTCGGTGAGGATGGGGCCGACGCCGCCCTCGTGGTTGGCGCCGTGGCAGGGAGCACAGGTACCGCTGTAGATCTCGGCGCCCCGGGCCAGCGCGTCGCTGTCTTCGAGCAGCGCACTGAGCATGGCTTCATCGACCGGCGGGGTCTCCGAGGCGTAGGCGTTGCGGGTCTGCTCCAGCTGGCGCGAGGCCTGGGCGAGCTGAGCGTCGTAGTCGTTGATGAGTTCCAGGCCGAGGGCCACCATGTAGAAGAGGGACCAGGCGATGGTGACGTAGAAGATCGCCAGCCACCAGCCGGGCATCGGGTTGTCGTATTCCTGGATGCCATCGTAGTCGTGGTCCAGGAGCACGTCCTGTTCGGGGGCCGCATTTTGAGTGGTGATATCAGTCATTGGGCAGACTCCTGGCCCGTGAGGGTGCCATCCTCCAGGGGGAGGTGTTGGACGTGGTTAATCTCCTCTTTCTTTGCAAAGGCCGCTCGCAGGACGATGAGCACAAAGGCGATGACAAAGAGGATGAGACCGACCTCAGCGAAGGCCTCAAGGCCGGCGGCTTCCATGATCTCACGTCGCATCAGTTCGCTCCCTCGGCTTGAGTGATGTCAGTGCCCAGGCGTTGCAGGTAGGCAATGAGCGCGATGAGTTTGGCGTCTTCCACCGCCTGGGGGCCGCCCTGTTCGTGGAGTTCGGCGGCGATCTGGGCGGCCTGGGCGCGGGCGTCTTCGACTGCGTTTTCGGCCTGCTCCGGGGTGTAGGGCACGCCCAGCAAGATCATGGTTTCGATCTTTTTCTGGGTCATGGAGAGGTCGAGCGCATCGGTCTCCAGGTGCGGGTAGGCGGGCATGATCGACTTGGTGTTGGTGGAGCGCGGGTCGATCATGTGGCGGTAGTGCCAGAAGTGGTTGTACTTGCCACCGACACGCGCCAGGTCGGGCCCGGTCCGCTTCGATCCCCACAGGAAGGGGTGGTCGTAGATGCCTTCGCCGGGCTTGGAGTACTCGCCGTAGCGTTCGATCTCGGCGATCATCGGGCGGACCTGCTGGGAGTGGCAGGTGTGGCAGCCCTCGGCGATGTAGAGATCGCGTCCCTCAAGCTCCAGCGGGGTGTAGGGCTGCACCGAAGCGATGGTGGGGACCGAGGAGCGGATCAGCAGCATCGGCACGATTTCGATGATGGTACCGACGAGGATGGCCACCGTGGTCAGGATGGTGAAGACCAGGGGCCAGCCCTCCAGGAGACGGTGCCAGCCGCCCTTGAGCTTGTCCTGCAGGGCGAAGAGCGCGTCGTCGTAGCGGGGCTGTTCGCCGGTTTTGGGAGCGGCGGCCGGCTTGCGGGGCTGCTTCCAGGGGCGGATGGCCGGGACGATGGCCTCGGGATCTTCGAGGTCTTTGGGCGCGGTGCGCGCGGTCATCAGCAGGTTGTAGCCGCCCAGGCAGGTGGCGAAGAGGTAGATCGAGCCGCCGAGCAGGCGCACCCAGTACATCGGGACGATGGCCACGACCGTTTCCATGAAGTCCGGGTACATCAGGCGCCCGGTTTCATCGAAGGCGCGCCACATCAGGCCCTGGGTGATTCCGGCGCTGTACATCGCCACGATGTAGAGAAGGATGCCGATGGTCGCCAGCCAGAAGTGGGTGTTGGCCAGGCGCTTGGAGTAGAGCTTGGTCTGCCAGAGGCGAGGCGCCAGCCAGTAGATCATGCCGAAGGTCATGAAGCCGTTCCACCCCAGGGCCGCAGAGTGCACGTGGGCGATGGTCCAGTCGGTGTAGTGGCTCAGGGAGTTGACGAGCTTCACGCTCATCAGGGGGCCTTCAAAGGTGGCCATGCCGTAGAAGGTGATGCCGACCACGAAGAACTTGAGGACGGGGTCGGTACGCACCTTGTCCCAGGCACCACGCAGGGTGAAGAGGCCGTTGATCATGCCGCCCCAGCTGGGCATCCAGAGCATGATGGAGAAGACCATCCCGAGCGTGGAGGCCCACTGCGGCAGCGAGGTGTAGTGGAGGTGGTGCGGGCCGGCCCAGATGTAGATGAAGACCAGCGACCAGAAGTGAAGGATGGAGAGCTTGTAGGAGTAAATGGGGCGGTTGGCGGCCTTGGGCAGGAAGTAATACATCAGGCCCAGGAAGGGGGTGGTGAGCACGAAGGCCACCGCGTTGTGGCCGTACCACCACTGGATCATGGCGTCCTGAACGCCGGAGAAGAGCGAGTAGCTCTTAAAGAGGCCGACGGGGATGGCCAGGTTGTTGACGATGTGGAGCACGGCCACGGTGACGATGGTCGCGATGTAGAACCAGATCGCCACATAGATGTGCTTTTCTCGCCGGTTTTTGAGCGTCAAAAAGAAGTTGGCCGCGAAGATCACCCAGACCACCGTGATGGCCAGGGCGATGGGCCACTCCAGCTCGGCGTATTCCTTGGTCTGGGTAAAGCCCATGGGCAGGGTGATGGCGGCGGCGACGATGATGCTCTGCCAGCCCCAGAAATGGAGTTTGCTCATCATGTCGCTGAACATGCGAGCTTTCACCAGGCGCTGGGTCGAGTAGTAGACCGCGGCGAAGATGGCGTTGCCGGCGAAGGCAAAGATGACCGCGTTGGTATGGAGCGGTCGCAGCCTCCCGAAGGTGAAGTACTTACCCAGCTCGTTGGCCGGGAAGTAGGCCAGCTGAAGTGCCAGGATGACGCCGACGAGCATGCCGACGATGCCCCAGGCGACGGTGGCGATGACGAACATGCGCACGATGCGATCGTCGTAACGGATCCGCTCGGTGGCCGTGTTGGCGACCATCTGGGCGGGTTGTTGGGGGGAAGGCGCTCGAGTCACCGAAACCTCCTTAGGACTCTTAGAAGTGGGCAAAGGGCCGTCTAGCCGTTGCAGTCAAATGCGTCGGATATGGTGTGGCCGACGCTACGCGGGCGAGGGTTAACAAGTTGCGTGCCAGCGCTGGGAGTGGGGGAAATTCGGCGCAAATTTTGTCAAAATCGAGACAATATGCCGCGCTTTTTTAAGGGCGTTGCGCAAAAGCCGGCGCATGTTTTGCGCGTTATTTTGCGCGAAACGCACATATTTCGCAGAATTTGACCCGCGTTGGCCGAGGTTCACGAGTGGCGGAAGGAGGGGGGGCGGGGAGGATGAGAGGGGCGGGAAGAGATCGGCTGGCCTGAGGCTTGCAGACCTGTGGCGGTGGTCACGGCGTTGTGGATCACGACGACATCTGGAGTGCGAGCACGGAGTAGATTTTATGACGCAGGTCGGTGAGTTCGGGCAGGTTGCCCCTTATTACGCGCAGGTGTTGGGAGTAGGCGTGGTGTGGGTGAGCCTGCATTGCGCCGGGATGTGCGGGCCGATCATGGCCAGCCTCACCGCCACCACCGGCGCCTGGTCGGAGCCCTCGCCGGCGCGGCGCGTGGCCAAAGCTTCGGCCGGAGTGCTGAGCTATCAGGCGGGTCGGGCGGTGACCTATGCGGTGATGGGAGGCGCGGCCGGTGCGCTGGGAGCCCTGGCCCAGGGCTGGGTCCGGGGTATGACGCAGACCGCCGGCCTGGTGGTGGCCCTGCTCCTGGTGCTTGCCGGGATTTATAAACTCTTGCCGGCGCGTCTGCGGGCCGGAGCCCTGGCCACGACCTGGAGCGGGAAAGCGGCCGGGGTGACCGGGGGCCTGCTCCAGTCGGCGATGCGCCTGGCGCCGAAAAACCGCTGGTTGAAGATGATGGCGATGGGGCTGATGATGGGATTGCTGCCCTGCATGCTCATGTTCTGGGTGCTGGGCATCGCCGCCTCGACCGCGAGCCCGGTGCACGGGGCCGGCGTGATGGTCGCGCTGGTGGCGATGACCACGCCCGTGCTCATGGCGGCGGCCAGCGGGTCGAGCCTGCTGGGCGGGCGCTGGCGCTCGGCGTCAGGCGTGGTGGTCGCCGCCGGTATGATCCTCTCCGGCGCCTGGATGGGCCTGATTGGCGCGGCGGCGAACGGCTGGGTCGATCACGTGTATTTTGCGTTTGAGCTCTTTGGTGAGGCCTGGACGATGATGCTGTGGTGATGGCGTGTGCAATTTTTGCGCAGGTCGAATCCCCACCCCGATCTTCATGAGGATGTGATGAGCAAGCCCGACGATGACCTTCTGGAAACCTCCGAGTCCACACCGCGATATACCTCGCTCGACGAGGTGCTGGCGCATCTCTGGTCGTACGCCGCGCGCGGCGCTCGATATCGAGATAACGCCATGGCCACGCCGATCTTCGTGAGCACGGCGGTGGAGGGTGGGCCCTCGGCGCGCACGGTGGTGCTGCGGGAGGTCGAAGAGGGGCGCGCGCTGCTCTGCCATACCGATCGACGCTCGCGCAAAGTCGCCGAGCTGGCCGAGGAGCCCCGGTCGATCTGGGTGACGTACGACCGGCAGGAGCACCAGCAGTTTCAGTTCATTGGCCGCTCCAGCGTGCATACCGACGACGATGTGGCCGATCGGATGTGGGCCGAGGAGTCGCCCGATGAGCTGGTGTTCTATTTTAAGCGCTCGCGCCCCTCGGAGGGGGCCGCAGGTCCGACCTCGGCGCAGGACTTCGAGTCGGTCAGTGAAGACGAAGCCCGGGGCAACTTTGCGGTGGTGCGCACCGAGATCGAAGCCATCATGTGGCAGCATGTTCACCCGGAAGGGGAGTACCGCGCGCGCTTTGAGTGGGATGGGGGCCGCTGGGTGGGAACTTGGCTGATTCCATGAGTCGGTGGTCGGGCGAACGTGGGGAAAGTCTGGGGCGTGCATTTTTTGCGCGGGACATTCACCAGGTCGCCCGGGACCTTCTTGGCCGAGAGATCTGGTTCGGGAACCGGGGCGCACGTCTGGTGGAGGTGGAGGTGTACGAGGGGGCCAACGACGCGGCCAGCCACGCGCGGAGCGGGCGGCCCACCGGGCGCACCTGGCCGATGTTTGCCGAGCCCGGGCGCGTGTACGTCTACCGAATCTACGGGATGCATCGCTGCCTGAACCTGCGGGCGCCCAGTGGGGTCGGAGCGGGAGCCATTCTGGTGCGGGCCGCCCAGCCGCTGAGCGGTTTTGAGCCCGAGGTGCATCGCCGGCGCCGACTCAGCGGGCCCGGGTTGCTGTGCAAAACGATGGGGATTGATGAGCGCCTCAGCGGCGCCTGGGTGGGGCAGGGGCTGGTGCTGCGGGAAGGAGAACCCGTGGCGGAGGAGCGGGTCGTGACCCGACCCCGCGTGGGGCTCAATGAGGCGCGTTGCCAGGAAGCCACGCACTGGCCCTGGCGCTACATCATCGAAGATTCGCCCTGGATCTCGCGCCGCTGAAGGGCTCGCCGGCTGGCGAGGCGGCCGCGTGCGCTTAGAGCAGCAGGGCCAAAAGCCCCAGAATCACGACCAGAAGGAGCGCCGCGACCAGGCCGCGGACACCGCCGGGGATGCGCTCGGCGAGGGAGCGCTGCGGCGGTGGGGGACTGAGATCAAAGGTGTGGGAGATGCGGTAGCCGCTTTTCTTGGGGGCGGGACGAGGCAGGCGACGATCGCGCTCGTTTTGGGGCAGCGTGGAGCGAACCAGGCCAAGTTCCAGCATGCGCGGTGAGGGCCCGATGTCGATCGGGAGCTCCATGGCGTAGCCCGACGACACAAAGTTGAGATCCTGTCGGGGGCGCAGCGCCTCGACGGTGACCTCATCGAGTTCGGAGGCCTCGGAGGCCGCCTTTTCGAGATCGTCGAGGGCTTCGTCGAGGGCTTCCTCGTCGAGTTCGAGTTCGGGGCTGATGGCCTCGGCGATGATGAGGTCGTCGTCCGGATCGTGAGCCGGAAGCGCGTCGTCTTCGGCGTTCTCGTCGTCGGGGGGAGTGTCGCCCACGGTGATGTTCCAGCGCGACCGACCGCCGGCGCTCTCGCGCTGGGCTTTGTCGGCTTCGTCCGGGGGTGGGCTCAGGACGTCGTCGCTCGCTACGCGGGTCTCGAGCGTGGGCTCATCGTCAGACGCGGTGCTCGGCTCTGGCGAGCGCTCTTGTGGGTGAGGCTCGTCGGCGGCCTCGGCGCGCTCTTGTTGGGGGGCCTCTTCGGTCTCGTCGAGAGGGTTGGCGAGTTCGGTGCCCTCGTCGCTCTCGTCGTCGGCGTCTTGGAGCGCGGCGCTCTCATCGTCGGAGCCCTTGTCGTCGGTGGCGGCGCTGAGCTCCTCCAGCGCATCGCTGAGTTCTTCCAGCGCGTCGTCATCTGCGTCGCTGTCTGGCGCGGCGAAGCGCTCCACCGGGGGAAGCTCCCGCAGCTCCGTCACCTCGTCAGGGCCCGCAAAACCCTCCTCGTCCAATTCGCCGAGCTCATCCATGCGCGGCTGAGCGTTGAGTTCGGGTTTGGTGAGCTCGGCCGTGGCGAAGAGATCTTCGGGGAGGTCGTGGCGGCCCAGGCGGCGCGTGGCGATGGCCGGGGCAGCAGGCTCGGCCTGCGGGGCGGGAGCCTCGTCGGGGGCCTGGCGCTCGGCGCCTTCGGAGAGGAGCGCCAGGGTGCGCTCGGTCATGACGGTGATTTCAGAGGCGTCGTGGGCTACGCCCTCCACGCCCTCGGGAGGCTCGGGAGGTGGGGGGAAGTCCAGGTCGTCGGCCGGCGGCTCGGGGAGCGGAGCGCGGCGGCGCGCCGGGCGCAAGATTCCGGAGGCGGGGACCGGTCGGGAGGGCGTAGAAGGCACGTGCCGGGCGGTGACCACCGTGTCGGGGGTGTTCTTGTGCGCTTCCTCCAGCGAGGCAAAGAGCGGGGCAAAGCCGGGGTGTTCGCCGATGGGCGCCCAGCGCTCGGTGCTCGGGTCGTGGAGGAGGTCGGCCGGGCGAATCACCCAGTTGCGGATGAGTTTTTCGACCTTCGCCTGAGAGTCACATTTGTAGTGACGTATGTCAGTCTTGATGCGGAACATTCAAGCACCGGCGGTCGGACTCGGAGAATGCGATCAAAGTGAAGGGGAGCTTAAAGTGCGCGGGCGTCAAACTCAACAGGTATCAACGTTGGACGCGAGCCATTTGACGCAGGATTTCGTCGGCGACATCGCGGGTGCGCACATCTTGCTCCGGGTCGTTGACCAGGCGGACCAGCCAGTCCTGGTGCGAAAAGGGATCGGTGTTGCCCACGGTTTTAAGCCATTTGAGGCGGACCGATTCGCCCCAGACCACGTGGTGGATGCGTTCGTCGGGCTCCTGGAAGGTCAGCGGCTCGCAGAAAAGCTCGGGGTCAACGCGTTGGAAGCTGCGCCGGGCCCAGATGGTGTCGTCTTTGGTGGAGACCATTTTAAAGGCTTCCAACGCGGCGCAGCGTCGCGCACCGTGGGGCAGGGTTTCGACGCGCTTCTTGACCTGCTGGCGAGCCTCGGGGGAGCCGATGCGCGCCAGCGCCCAGTAGGCGTAGGCGGCGACTTCATCTGCGGGGTCGTCGATATGCGGGAGAATGGCGGGCACGGCAAAGGGGTCGGCCAGGGAGGCCAGGCCGCGAAAGGCCCCCAGGCGTACTTCGGTGGGTTGGTCGGCGGCGATGAGGGCTTCTAAGGTGGTGCGATTCTTCTCGCTGCGCGGGAGCTTGCCCAGGGCGTAGGCGGCTTGAGCGCGGGTGCCGATGTCGGAGTGGTCGGTGGCCAGGGCAATCAGCGCTTCATCGGCGCGGTCGACGTTGAGGGCGCCAGCGGTCCAGGCGGCGCGCTGGCGTACCTGGTCGTCGGGATCGTCGAGCGCGTCGACGATCATCGTGTGCAGGGCCGGGCGCTCCCAGATGC
This window of the Lujinxingia litoralis genome carries:
- the ccoN gene encoding cytochrome-c oxidase, cbb3-type subunit I; its protein translation is MVANTATERIRYDDRIVRMFVIATVAWGIVGMLVGVILALQLAYFPANELGKYFTFGRLRPLHTNAVIFAFAGNAIFAAVYYSTQRLVKARMFSDMMSKLHFWGWQSIIVAAAITLPMGFTQTKEYAELEWPIALAITVVWVIFAANFFLTLKNRREKHIYVAIWFYIATIVTVAVLHIVNNLAIPVGLFKSYSLFSGVQDAMIQWWYGHNAVAFVLTTPFLGLMYYFLPKAANRPIYSYKLSILHFWSLVFIYIWAGPHHLHYTSLPQWASTLGMVFSIMLWMPSWGGMINGLFTLRGAWDKVRTDPVLKFFVVGITFYGMATFEGPLMSVKLVNSLSHYTDWTIAHVHSAALGWNGFMTFGMIYWLAPRLWQTKLYSKRLANTHFWLATIGILLYIVAMYSAGITQGLMWRAFDETGRLMYPDFMETVVAIVPMYWVRLLGGSIYLFATCLGGYNLLMTARTAPKDLEDPEAIVPAIRPWKQPRKPAAAPKTGEQPRYDDALFALQDKLKGGWHRLLEGWPLVFTILTTVAILVGTIIEIVPMLLIRSSVPTIASVQPYTPLELEGRDLYIAEGCHTCHSQQVRPMIAEIERYGEYSKPGEGIYDHPFLWGSKRTGPDLARVGGKYNHFWHYRHMIDPRSTNTKSIMPAYPHLETDALDLSMTQKKIETMILLGVPYTPEQAENAVEDARAQAAQIAAELHEQGGPQAVEDAKLIALIAYLQRLGTDITQAEGAN
- a CDS encoding sulfite exporter TauE/SafE family protein, which produces MTQVGEFGQVAPYYAQVLGVGVVWVSLHCAGMCGPIMASLTATTGAWSEPSPARRVAKASAGVLSYQAGRAVTYAVMGGAAGALGALAQGWVRGMTQTAGLVVALLLVLAGIYKLLPARLRAGALATTWSGKAAGVTGGLLQSAMRLAPKNRWLKMMAMGLMMGLLPCMLMFWVLGIAASTASPVHGAGVMVALVAMTTPVLMAAASGSSLLGGRWRSASGVVVAAGMILSGAWMGLIGAAANGWVDHVYFAFELFGEAWTMMLW
- a CDS encoding pyridoxamine 5'-phosphate oxidase family protein, whose protein sequence is MSKPDDDLLETSESTPRYTSLDEVLAHLWSYAARGARYRDNAMATPIFVSTAVEGGPSARTVVLREVEEGRALLCHTDRRSRKVAELAEEPRSIWVTYDRQEHQQFQFIGRSSVHTDDDVADRMWAEESPDELVFYFKRSRPSEGAAGPTSAQDFESVSEDEARGNFAVVRTEIEAIMWQHVHPEGEYRARFEWDGGRWVGTWLIP
- a CDS encoding DNA-3-methyladenine glycosylase, which gives rise to MADSMSRWSGERGESLGRAFFARDIHQVARDLLGREIWFGNRGARLVEVEVYEGANDAASHARSGRPTGRTWPMFAEPGRVYVYRIYGMHRCLNLRAPSGVGAGAILVRAAQPLSGFEPEVHRRRRLSGPGLLCKTMGIDERLSGAWVGQGLVLREGEPVAEERVVTRPRVGLNEARCQEATHWPWRYIIEDSPWISRR
- a CDS encoding HEAT repeat domain-containing protein, with the translated sequence MERPKLVTDVSQWGLLRWPARSRARLVVTTLVGSALAIACPLWSSDYILNFSSSALLNILLITANLFVLVVAAFLQAALLGDLFFTPGWRQRALLGERPGKGANATEEMMAVQDHNAEFIAIILIGVLVNGFAVNQLTGGFFDRYHNEAFFQVRMRAEDPDERLASLTKLADPINNRIWERPALHTMIVDALDDPDDQVRQRAAWTAGALNVDRADEALIALATDHSDIGTRAQAAYALGKLPRSEKNRTTLEALIAADQPTEVRLGAFRGLASLADPFAVPAILPHIDDPADEVAAYAYWALARIGSPEARQQVKKRVETLPHGARRCAALEAFKMVSTKDDTIWARRSFQRVDPELFCEPLTFQEPDERIHHVVWGESVRLKWLKTVGNTDPFSHQDWLVRLVNDPEQDVRTRDVADEILRQMARVQR